A genomic segment from Nicotiana tabacum cultivar K326 chromosome 7, ASM71507v2, whole genome shotgun sequence encodes:
- the LOC107820951 gene encoding presequence protease 1, chloroplastic/mitochondrial, which produces MALHKIILERTKFIFDRSPLKPLRRYFYNTNKISLLTKTPSSHTTRTLHLSPHLHSSPTMEKAVLLRSLSSTSTLAFSRIFSRSSHRLASYSAKRHRLLQNLYRRRSLIRSNGRLLSPSLDLKRQFYPLSVRAIATSAPQSSQEFLGADDEVAEKYGFEKVSEQFIDECKSKAVLYKHKKTGAEIMSVSNDDENKVFGIVFRTPPKDSTGIPHILEHSVLCGSRKYPLKEPFVELLKGSLNTFLNAFTYPDRTCYPVASTNAKDFYNLVDVYLDAVFFPKCVEDFQTFQQEGWHYELNDPSDDITFKGVVFNEMKGVYSQPDNLLGRTSQQALFPDNTYGVDSGGDPRVIPSLSFEEFKDFHRKFYHPSNSRIWFYGDDDPNERLRILSEYLNMFDASSAPHESRVEPQKLFSEPVRIVEKYPVGEDGDLKKKHMVCLNWLLSDKPLDLETELALGFLDHLLLGTPASPLRKILLESGLGDAIVGGGIEDELLQPQFSIGLKGVAEENIQKIEELVMSTLEGLAEKGFDSDAVEASMNTIEFSLRENNTGSFPRGLALMLRSIGKWIYDMDPFEPLKYQKPLEALKARIAKEGSKAVFAPLIDQYILRNPHRVTVEMQPDPKKASREEEIEKETLDKVKASMTQEDLAELARATHELRLKQETPDPPEALKSVPSLSLQDIPREPTHVPTEVGDINGVKILRHDLFTNDVLYAEVVFNMSSLKQELLPLVPLFCQSLLEMGTKDLDFVQLNQLIGRKTGGISVYPFTSSVRGKVEPCSKIIVRGKAMSQRTDDLFNLINRVLQDVQLNDHKRFKQFVSQSRARMENRLRGSGHSIAASRMGAKLNVAGWISEQMGGVSYLEFLKGLEDQIEKDWPQISSSLEEIRTSLLSKNGCLINLTADGKNLTNAEKHISNFLDLLPSTSLVEPAAWNAQLSRSNEAIVVPTQVNYVGKAANLYEAGYELKGSAYVISNYISNTWLWDRVRVSGGAYGGFCGFDTHSGVFSFLSYRDPNLLKTLDVYDGTSNFLKELEMDDDALTKAIIGTIGDVDAYQLPDAKGYSSLLRYLLGVSEEERQRRREEILSTRLDDFKKFGDVMEAVKDKGVVVAVASPDDVEAANKERSNFLQVKKAL; this is translated from the exons ATGGCTCTCCACAAAATTATTTTGGAACGCACCAAATTCATTTTTGACCGTTCACCACTAAAACCCCTTCGTCGATATTTCTATAATACTAATAAAATTTCCCTCCTTACCAAAACCCCATCTTCACACACAACGCGCACACTTCACCTTTCTCCTCATCTTCACTCCTCTCCAACAATGGAGAAGGCGGTTTTACTACGCTCTCTGTCATCCACTTCCACGCTCGCCTTCTCTAGAATATTCTCACGCTCTTCACACCGACTCGCTTCTTACTCTGCTAAACGACATCGCTTACTCCAGAACCTTTACCGCCGGCGTTCACTTATCCGGAGCAACGGTCGTCTCCTATCGCCTTCGCTTGACTTGAAAAGACAGTTTTACCCTCTCTCAGTTCGAGCCATCGCCACTTCCGCCCCTCAATCCTCTCAAG AGTTTCTTGGTGCTGATGATGAAGTTGCTGAGAAATATGGGTTCGAGAAAGTATCCGAGCAGTTTATTGATGAGTGTAAATCTAAAGCTGTTTTGTACAAACACAAGAAAACCGGCGCTGAAATAATGTCGGTGTCCAATGACGATGAGAATAAAGTCTTTGGCATTGTCTTCCGGACTCCTCC GAAAGATTCTACTGGTATTCCTCATATACTGGAACATAGTGTACTTTGTGGTTCAAGGAAGTATCCGTTGAAAGAGCCCTTTGTTGAACTGTTGAAGGGAAGCTTGAATACTTTTTTGAATGCTTTCACATATCCAGATAGGACATGTTATCCTGTGGCGTCCACAAATGCAAAG GATTTCTACAACCTGGTTGACGTATACTTAGATGCTGTCTTTTTCCCTAAATGTGTGGAGGATTTCCAAACATTTCAACAAGAGGGTTGGCATTATGAACTGAATGACCCCTCAGATGACATAACTTTTAAAG GGGTTGTGTTCAATGAGATGAAGGGAGTTTATTCTCAGCCTGATAATCTACTAGGCCGAACTTCCCAGCAG GCACTTTTTCCTGATAATACCTATGGTGTTGACAGTGGCGGTGACCCACGAGTAATTCCTAGCCTTTCTTTTGAGGAATTTAAG GATTTCCATAGGAAATTTTACCATCCCAGCAATTCAAGGATATGGTTTTATGGAGATGATGACCCAAATGAACGTCTGCGGATCTTAAGTG AGTATTTGAACATGTTTGATGCCAGTTCAGCTCCTCATGAATCAAGAGTTGAACCACAGAAACTATTTTCTGAGCCGGTCAGGATCGTAGAAAAATATCCTGTTGGAGAAGATGGGGACCTGAAAAAGAAGCACATGGTATGCCTTAATTGGCTTCTATCTGACAAGCCACTGGATTTGGAAACTGAGCTTGCCCTAGGTTTTTTGGATCATCTGCTTTTGGGGACTCCAGCTTCTCCCTTGAGGAAGATCTTGCTAGAAAGTGGTCTAGGAGATGCTATTGTTGGTGGAGGGATTGAGGATGAGCTCCTTCAGCCTCAGTTTAGCATTGGGTTGAAGGGTGTTGCTGAAGAGAACATTCAGAAGATTGAAGAATTGGTCATGAGTACTCTAGAAGGCTTAGCTGAGAAAGGTTTTGATTCAGATGCTGTTGAGGCATCAATGAATACAATTGAGTTTTCTCTTAGAGAAAATAACACTGGCTCATTCCCTCGTGGTTTAGCGTTGATGCTCCGCTCTATT GGTAAATGGATTTATGACATGGATCCATTTGAACCACTTAAGTATCAGAAACCCCTTGAGGCCCTGAAAGCCAGAATAGCTAAGGAAGGCTCCAAAGCTGTTTTTGCTCCTTTGATAGACCAATACATCTTGAGAAATCCACACCGTGTAACGGTTGAGATGCAG CCTGACCCAAAGAAGGCTTCTCGTGAGgaagaaatagaaaaagaaacgTTGGATAAAGTTAAAGCAAGCATGACCCAAGAGGATCTTGCTGAGCTGGCTCGGGCAACACACGAGCTACGGTTAAAGCAAGAAACTCCTGACCCGCCAGAAGCCCTAAAGAGTGTGCCCAGCCTCTCTCTACAAGATATTCCTCGAGAACCTACACATGTTCCAACAGAG GTAGGAGACATCAACGGGGTAAAAATTTTGAGGCATGACCTCTTCACGAACGATGTTCTTTATGCTGAAGTTGTCTTCAACATGAGCTCATTGAAGCAAGAGCTGCTACCGTTGGTCCCACTTTTCTG TCAGTCTCTGCTGGAAATGGGCACAAAGGACTTAGACTTTGTGCAGTTGAACCAGTTGATTGGAAGGAAAACTGGAGGGATATCAGTCTATCCTTTCACCTCATCAGTGCGCGGCAAAGTGGAGCCATGTAGCAAGATAATTGTTCGAGGCAAAGCCATGTCACAACGTACAGATGATCTATTTAACTTG ATCAACCGCGTTCTTCAAGATGTCCAACTTAATGACCATAAGCGTTTCAAGCAGTTTGTGTCTCAAAGCAGGGCCAGAATGGAG AATCGACTAAGAGGCAGTGGTCATAGCATTGCTGCTTCAAGGATGGGTGCAAAGCTCAACGTTGCCGGTTGGATATCTGAACAAATGGGTGGTGTAAG CTACTTGGAATTTCTTAAGGGCCTTGAAGACCAAATTGAGAAGGACTGGCCCCAAATATCTTCATCCCTCGAGGAGATCCGAACATCCTTGCTTTCCAAGAATGGGTGTCTGATAAATTTGACAGCTGATGGGAAGAATCTCACCAACGCGGAGAAACATATTAGCAATTTTCTTGATTTGCTTCCTAGCACATCCTTAGTGGAGCCAGCTGCTTGGAATGCACAACTGTCTCGCTCAAATGAAGCTATTGTTGTTCCTACTCAG GTGaattatgttggaaaagcagcaAATCTATATGAAGCTGGTTATGAGCTTAAAGGCAGTGCTTATGTTATTTCTAATTATATTAGTAATACATGGCTGTGGGATCGTGTACGTGTTAGTGGTGGAGCTTATGGAGGATTTTGTGGTTTTGACACCCATTCAG GGGTATTCTCATTCTTATCATATCGAGACCCAAATTTGTTGAAGACACTTGATGTGTATGATGGAACGAGTAATTTCCTAAAAGAACTTGAAATGGATGATGACGCTCTCACAAAGGCAATTATTGGGACCATTGGAGATGTAGATGCTTACCAATTGCCCGATGCCAAAGGATACAGTAG TTTATTACGATATTTACTGGGAGTATCAGAAGAAGAAAGGCAAAGGAGACGTGAAGAGATATTATCAACAAG GCTGGATGatttcaagaaatttggagacGTCATGGAGGCAGTTAAAGATAAAGGGGTGGTTGTCGCTGTAGCATCACCGGATGATGTTGAGGCTGCCAACAAGGAGCGTTCCAACTTCTTGCAAGTCAAGAAAGCACTGTAA